One window of the Cryptomeria japonica chromosome 7, Sugi_1.0, whole genome shotgun sequence genome contains the following:
- the LOC131068947 gene encoding proliferating cell nuclear antigen yields MLELRLVQGSLLKKVLEAIKDLVTDANFDCSATGFSLQAMDSSHVALVALLLRSEGFEHFRCDRNMSMGMNLNNMAKMLKCAGNDDIITIKADDGGDTVTFMFESPNQDKISDFEMKLMDIDTEHLGIPESEYQSIVRMPSQEFARICKDLSTIGDTVVISVTKEGVKFSTKGDIGSANIVCRQNTSVDKPEEATVIEMQEPVSLTFALRYMNSFTKATPLSNSVTISMSSDLPVVVEYKIADMGYIRFYLAPKIEEEEGES; encoded by the exons ATGTTGGAATTAAGGCTTGTCCAGGGGAGTCTCCTGAAGAAGGTGCTGGAGGCCATAAAGGATTTGGTCACAGATGCCAACTTCGATTGCTCGGCAACTGGGTTTTCTCTGCAGGCCATGGATTCGAGCCACGTGGCCCTAGTGGCTCTGCTGCTGAGGTCGGAGGGCTTCGAGCATTTCAGGTGCGACAGGAATATGTCCATGGGGATGAATCTGAACAACATGGCCAAGATGTTGAAGTGCGCTGGTAACGATGATATTATCACCATCAAGGCCGACGATGGGGGGGATACTGTCACCTTCATGTTTGAAAGCCCCA ACCAGGATAAAATCTCAGACTTTGAAATGAAGTTAATGGATATTGACACTGAACATTTGGGTATTCCCGAGTCGGAGTATCAATCCATTGTGAGGATGCCATCACAAGAGTTTGCTCGTATCTGCAAAGACTTGAGCACCATTGGTGACACAG TTGTCATCTCCGTGACCAAGGAAGGAGTAAAGTTCTCTACCAAGGGTGATATTGGAAGTGCAAATATTGTTTGTAGGCAAAATACCTCAGTTGACAAG CCAGAAGAGGCAACAGTTATTGAAATGCAGGAGCCTGTGTCATTGACCTTTGCTTTACGCTACATGAATTCATTCACCAAGGCAACACCCTTATCAAACTCCGTGACAATCAGCATGTCCTCGGATCTGCCTGTGGTTGTAGAATACAAAATTGCAGATATGGGTTATATTAGGTTTTATTTGGCCCCCAAgattgaggaggaagaaggagaatCTTAG